The following proteins come from a genomic window of Lolium rigidum isolate FL_2022 chromosome 5, APGP_CSIRO_Lrig_0.1, whole genome shotgun sequence:
- the LOC124658054 gene encoding interferon-induced, double-stranded RNA-activated protein kinase-like, whose translation MCNFQQFSTDQVFGKETVHFDARRCEELTFPPFKLNFAMHFNVLKEIGKGTEGKVSKCSSKFSEYTCAIKETIPSHLQIPSTNSEPSDVSILAELNHPNVVKLHHAWNEKGTDCFGDSVDIIFTSMKFYDRTLLTYLMRNSRIDLGTINNIFRQMMLGLEHMHLHHIVHHDLKPDNILMDSDLTIMISDFGTAMRKESPNSKLKPGVIGSLPYCAPEVSNYHELHDEKADIFPAGVIYFELYIPVAAHRKRKVNEMSRLSRQAMASWESWTDFDLDSALEGTDLLDDWGGDYSLLKLMLHPTGSERPSASDILARLPVTDTAEDLRRN comes from the exons ATGTGCAATTTTCAACAATTTTCCACTGATCAAGTATTTGGCAAAGAAACTGTACACTTTGATGCTAGGAGATGTGAAGAGCTGACATTTCCACCTTTCAAACTGAACTTCGCTATGCACTTCAATGTCCTGAAAGAAATAG GCAAAGGCACCGAAGGAAAAGTATCCAAGTGTTCATCTAAATTCAGTGAATACACATGCGCTATAAAAGAGACAAtaccttcacatcttcagattccgTCAACAAATTCTGAGCCCAG CGATGTCTCCATTCTAGCAGAGTTGAACCATCCTAATGTAGTGAAGCTGCATCACGCGTGGAATGAAAAAGGGACTGATTGCTTTGGTGATTCTGTTGATATAATATTCACATCAATGAAGTTCTATGATAG GACATTATTGACCTACCTCATGAGGAACTCAAGAATTGACTTGGGTACCATTAATAACATCTTTCGACAAATGATGCTGGGACTGGAACATATGCACCTTCATCATATCGTGCACCATGATTTGAAGCCAGATAATATTCTGATGGATTCTGATCTAACTATCATGATTTCAGATTTTGGAACCG CCATGAGGAAGGAATCGCCCAACTCCAAACTAAAGCCTGGTGTAATTGGCAGCCTTCCCTATTGCGCGCCTGAGGTTTCAAACTATCACGAGCTTCATGATGAGAAA GCGGACATTTTTCCTGctggagttatctactttgagctaTACATCCCTGTTGCAGCGCATAGAAAACGCAAAGTCAATGAGATGAGCAGGCTCAGCAGGCAAGCAATGGCGTCATGGGAATCCTGGACTGATTTTGACCTTGATTCTGCATTGGAAGGAACCGATCTTCTAGATGATTGGGGTGGAGACTACTCTCTGTTAAAGCTGATGCTGCATCCCACTGGTTCAGAAAGACCTTCTGCCTCGGATATTTTG GCCAGGCTGCCAGTTACTGACACTGCAGAGGATTTGAGAAGGAACTGA